A single region of the Brachypodium distachyon strain Bd21 chromosome 3, Brachypodium_distachyon_v3.0, whole genome shotgun sequence genome encodes:
- the LOC100825935 gene encoding uncharacterized protein LOC100825935, with protein MPLPLLLTLPTAQLPWARHGGRLVAPRAGCGRRIVRVRASGEAGARPPSRTQMIMDKISGGDEVGGAGGAYSYGALKRLDQICSSICQSQVDPKVPEIVTQVQGPSVDYDLGGGSEIFDVLVCGGTLGIFVATALSFKGLRVGIIERNIIKGREQEWNISRKELMEIVEVGILSEGEVEQIISSDFNPNRCGFENKGEIWVEGILNLGISPAKLVEIMKERFISSGGAIFEGKSLSSISVHDDLAVLKLSDGDCLPCRLVVDAMGNFSPIVRQIRSGRKPDGLCLVVGACARGFERNTTSDVIFSSSSVKKAGNSGVQLFWEAFPAGSGPADRTTYMFTYVDPQFGFPKLEELLEIYWDLMPEYQDVTLETLDIRRVIFGIFPTHRDSPLPAAFDRILQVGDASGIQSPVSFGGFGSLTRHLGRLSNGIYEAVSGDFLDAYSLRLLNPYMPNLSASWLFQRAMSTRPQTNVSPTFINELLYANFQSMQKLGDSVLRPFLQDVIQFGPLVKTLGLVMLSRPQILPSIFKQVGLGVILNWSGHFVMLGYYTFLSNFIDPVVRPWVESLPPRNKYQWKRYLEAWKYGAGLDYRQEE; from the exons ATGCCGCTCCCGCTTCTTCTTACCCTTCCCACCGCCCAGCTGCCCTGGGctcgccatggcggccgcctcgtgGCGCCGCGGGCTGGCTGCGGGCGGAGGATCGTGCGCGTCAGGGCGTCGGGAGAGGCCGGCGCGCGGCCGCCTTCCAGGACTCAG ATGATAATGGATAAGATTTCTGGTGGCGACGAAGTTGGTGGTGCTGGGGGGGCTTACTCATATGGTGCATTGAAAAGATTGGATCAAATATGCTCTAGCATATGTCAATCTCAAGTAG ATCCCAAAGTCCCTGAAATTGTTACTCAGGTCCAAGGGCCATCGGTTGATTATGATCTTGGTGGTGGCTCAGAGATCTTTGATGTACTAGTGTGTGGTGGCACATTAGGTATATTTGTTGCTACTGCTCTGAGTTTTAAAGGCCTTCGGGTTGGAATTATCGAAAGAAACATAATCAAAGGG AGGGAACAAGAGTGGAATATTTCGAGGAAGGAGCTTATGGAAATTGTGGAAGTTGGCATCCTTTCAGAAGGAGAAGTTGAACAGATAATCTCAAGTGATTTCAATCCC AACAGATGTGGATTTGAGAATAAAGGTGAAATATGGGTGGAGGGCATTCTTAATCTTGGAATATC GCCTGCTAAACTTGTCGAGATCATGAAAGAGCGGTTCATTTCTTCAGGAGGAGCaatttttgagggaaaaagTTTGTCAAGCATTTCTGTTCATGATGATCTTGCA GTACTAAAATTGAGTGATGGTGATTGTTTGCCTTGTCGACTTGTTGTTGATGCTATGGGTAATTTTTCCCCAATTGTGCGACAG ATTCGCTCCGGTAGAAAACCAGATGGATTATGCCTCGTGGTTGGTGCTTGTGCTCGTGGGTTTGAAAGAAATACAACAAGTGACGTTATTTTCAGTAGCTCCTCAGTAAAGAAAGCTGGAAATTCAGGAGTTCAACTCTTTTGGGAG GCCTTTCCTGCTGGTTCTGGCCCCGCTGATCGTACTACATACATGTTCACATATGTCGATCCACAATTTGGGTTCCCAAAGCTAGAAGAACTTTTGGAGATTTACTGGGATCTTATGCCTGAGTACCAG GATGTCACTCTTGAAACTTTGGATATAAGGAGAGTCATATTTGGGATTTTCCCAACTCATCGGGATAG CCCATTGCCAGCTGCATTTGACCGTATCTTACAG GTTggtgatgctagtggaatccAGTCACCTGTTTCTTTTGGAGGGTTTGGAAGCTTAACAAGGCATCTTGGTCGTTTGTCGAATG GTATATATGAAGCAGTTTCAGGAGATTTCCTGGATGCATATAGTTTGAGGCTATTAAACCCTTATATG CCAAATTTAAGTGCATCATGGTTGTTCCAAAGAGCAATGTCAACGAGGCCGCAGACTAATGTTTCGCCGACTTTCATTAATGAACTTCTCTATGCTAATTTTCAGTCAATGCAG AAACTAGGGGATTCAGTACTTCGGCCATTTCTCCAG GATGTAATACAATTTGGACCTCTGGTGAAAACATTGGGCCTAGTAATGCTCAGCCGGCCACAAATTTTGCCTTCCATATTTAAGCAG GTTGGACTTGGAGTCATCCTCAATTGGTCAGGCCATTTTGTGATGCTTGGTTACTACACATTCCTCTCTAACTTCATCGATCCGGTCGTCAG GCCTTGGGTTGAATCTTTGCCGCCGAGGAACAAATATCAGTGGAAGCGGTACCTGGAAGCATGGAAATATGGGGCTGGCTTAGACTATCGTCAAGAGGAATAA